A stretch of DNA from Lysinibacillus sp. B2A1:
TCTAAAGCAGAAGTATTGACTGATACTTTATCAGCGCCTGCACGTAAAATGCGTTTCATATCATCTAATGTGCGAATTCCACCACCTACTGTAAATGGAATAGCTAGTGTCGCTGCTGTTTGTCGCACGACATCCACCATTGTTTCACGCCCTTCATGTGAGGCGGAGATATCAAGAAAGACAAGCTCATCAGCCCCTTGCTCATCATAAAACTTGGCTAGCTCTACTGGGTCGCCTGCATCTCGCAAAGACACAAACTGCACACCTTTTACAACCCGTCCCTCTTTCACATCCAGACATGGAATAATGCGCTTTGTTAGCATGTAGCTACCCCCTTCAACCATTGCTGTAATAAATACACACCTAGTTCACCTGATTTTTCTGGATGAAACTGCATTCCCATTACAGAGCCAGTAGCAACAATACCTGGAACCCGAATACCATGATAATCTGCATAAGCGACGAGCTCTGTGTCATCAATATCTGTTGCATAAAAGGAGTGAACAAAATACACATGCTTTGCTGGAGGCAACGCTGTTAGCCAAGTTGGACGATTAGTCATGACTAGCTCGTTCCAGCCCATATGTGGTACTCGATATGCCTGACCATCATTCACACCACTAAAACGTTTAATGCTTCCTTTGAAAAATCCTAAG
This window harbors:
- a CDS encoding imidazole glycerol phosphate synthase subunit HisH — protein: MKIGVIDYGMGNLFSVEQALERLGCEVVVTANEKVLDTADALLLPGVGAFPDAMKRLAETKLDRYLQKVRVDNRPLLGICLGMQLLFEESEEVTATRGLGFFKGSIKRFSGVNDGQAYRVPHMGWNELVMTNRPTWLTALPPAKHVYFVHSFYATDIDDTELVAYADYHGIRVPGIVATGSVMGMQFHPEKSGELGVYLLQQWLKGVATC